A genomic segment from Streptomyces sp. NBC_00459 encodes:
- a CDS encoding glucarate dehydratase family protein: protein MSGTGMGTRIRELVVTPIAFGDPPLLNADGVHEPLALRCILQLVLEDGTVGLGESPGGSARLARLQEAAKVVVGMDVFDTTAVAAAIDAALTPAVPRSHDRGWATSAVEVACLDAQGKLLGRPVGDLLGGRVRDAVPFAAYLFYKWAEHPALDGREAIADEWGEALDPAGVVEQARLMQQRYGFSSFKLKGGVFPPDEEIAAMKALAEAFPGQPLRLDPNTAWTVETSKYVARELDGVIEYLEDPTATIPGMAEVAKDAPMPLATNMCVIAWEHLRPAVEQNAIQVLLTDHHYWGGLRRTRELAAVCEAFGIELSMHSNSHLGISLAAMTHVGAAIPNLAHSCDTHYPWNSADDVIVPGAIEVRDGAVKVPTGPGLGVELDPDALDRAHRRYLDSGTRDRDDTGYMRRIRPEYERRLPRW, encoded by the coding sequence ATGAGTGGCACCGGCATGGGTACGCGGATCCGTGAACTCGTCGTCACCCCCATCGCGTTCGGCGACCCGCCGCTGCTCAACGCCGACGGGGTGCACGAACCGCTCGCCCTGCGCTGCATCCTCCAACTCGTCCTGGAGGACGGCACGGTGGGCCTCGGTGAGTCGCCCGGCGGCAGCGCCCGCCTCGCCCGGCTCCAGGAGGCCGCGAAGGTCGTCGTCGGCATGGACGTCTTCGACACGACAGCCGTAGCCGCCGCGATCGACGCCGCCCTGACCCCGGCCGTGCCCCGGTCCCACGACCGCGGCTGGGCCACCTCGGCCGTCGAGGTGGCCTGTCTCGACGCCCAGGGAAAGCTGCTCGGCCGCCCGGTCGGCGACCTGCTCGGCGGCAGGGTCCGGGACGCCGTGCCGTTCGCCGCGTACCTCTTCTACAAGTGGGCCGAGCACCCGGCCCTCGACGGCCGTGAAGCCATCGCCGACGAGTGGGGCGAGGCCCTCGACCCGGCCGGGGTCGTCGAACAGGCCCGGCTGATGCAACAGCGGTACGGATTCAGCTCGTTCAAGCTCAAGGGCGGGGTCTTCCCGCCCGACGAGGAGATCGCCGCGATGAAGGCCCTCGCCGAGGCCTTCCCCGGACAACCCCTGCGTCTTGACCCCAACACGGCCTGGACGGTGGAGACCTCGAAGTACGTCGCCCGTGAACTCGACGGCGTCATCGAGTACTTGGAGGACCCGACCGCCACCATTCCCGGCATGGCCGAGGTCGCGAAGGACGCGCCGATGCCGCTCGCCACCAACATGTGTGTGATCGCCTGGGAACATCTGCGCCCCGCCGTCGAACAGAACGCGATCCAGGTCCTCCTCACCGACCACCACTACTGGGGCGGGCTGCGCCGGACCCGTGAACTCGCGGCCGTCTGCGAGGCGTTCGGCATCGAGCTGTCCATGCACTCCAACTCCCACCTGGGCATCAGCCTCGCCGCGATGACCCATGTCGGCGCCGCCATTCCCAACCTCGCGCACTCCTGCGACACGCACTACCCGTGGAACTCGGCCGACGACGTGATCGTCCCCGGAGCCATCGAGGTCCGCGACGGCGCGGTGAAGGTGCCGACCGGCCCCGGCCTGGGCGTCGAACTCGACCCCGACGCCCTCGACCGGGCTCACCGCCGCTACCTCGACTCCGGGACCCGGGACCGCGACGACACCGGGTACATGCGGCGGATCCGGCCGGAGTACGAGCGGCGGCTGCCGCGCTGGTGA
- a CDS encoding sugar ABC transporter substrate-binding protein: protein MGDRRRSRRLAAVLVATGLASATAACGAGSDSAGRDPNTLEVWTRSNPDAAATYERVFAAFTKKTGIRIDYQPVVNFDQQLQSRASTKDLPDVMINDTALMGSYQSQGLLKVIDPGSVAGHDQITAKSWSSTVGIDGRHYGIPYSRQAQTLMIRKDWLRKLGLKAPTTWQEMLGVAKAFATRDPDGDGRADTYGMVVPGSAQNGYAAWWGASFLWQGGARIVEPDGKGTYKPAMDSAAAVNTVTWMKDNLFCGDNAVIQPGALTAVTSTATNFQDGNAGMYMTGPYNITTFDQTLGKDRYEVVPAPAGPAGGDVLADGENVYFGAKTGKTKQEQALAAFLVSPEGQRLAMTGDNQPVVRIPVNSTLDAATVRGDARWSVVQKAYEDASQQFPNAPDFAPIKQDTADSLNAIFTYCGGDVRSQLKELNETLAGDLKDQDLLK, encoded by the coding sequence ATGGGCGATCGCCGACGAAGTCGCCGCCTGGCCGCCGTGCTCGTCGCCACAGGGCTCGCATCCGCCACGGCCGCCTGCGGGGCCGGTTCCGACAGTGCCGGCCGCGACCCGAACACGCTGGAGGTGTGGACCCGTAGCAACCCGGATGCAGCCGCCACCTATGAACGTGTCTTCGCCGCCTTCACCAAGAAGACCGGGATCAGGATCGACTACCAGCCGGTCGTCAACTTCGACCAGCAGTTGCAGAGCCGCGCGTCGACCAAGGACCTGCCGGACGTCATGATCAACGACACGGCGCTGATGGGCAGTTACCAGAGTCAGGGGCTGCTGAAGGTCATCGACCCCGGCTCCGTCGCGGGTCATGACCAGATCACCGCCAAGTCGTGGTCCTCGACCGTGGGCATCGACGGCAGGCACTACGGCATCCCCTACTCCCGCCAGGCCCAGACCCTGATGATCAGGAAGGACTGGCTGCGGAAGCTCGGCCTGAAGGCGCCCACCACCTGGCAGGAGATGCTGGGTGTCGCCAAGGCCTTCGCCACGCGTGACCCGGACGGTGACGGCAGGGCCGACACCTACGGCATGGTCGTCCCCGGCAGCGCCCAGAACGGCTACGCCGCATGGTGGGGCGCAAGCTTCCTCTGGCAGGGCGGCGCGAGGATCGTCGAGCCGGACGGCAAGGGCACCTACAAACCCGCCATGGACTCGGCCGCCGCCGTCAACACCGTGACCTGGATGAAGGACAACCTCTTCTGTGGTGACAACGCTGTCATCCAGCCCGGTGCCCTGACCGCCGTCACCTCCACCGCCACCAACTTCCAGGACGGCAACGCCGGTATGTACATGACCGGCCCGTACAACATCACCACCTTCGACCAGACCCTCGGCAAGGACAGGTACGAGGTCGTCCCGGCTCCCGCGGGTCCGGCCGGCGGCGACGTGCTGGCCGACGGCGAGAACGTCTACTTCGGCGCGAAGACCGGAAAGACGAAGCAGGAACAGGCGCTCGCCGCGTTCCTCGTCTCGCCCGAGGGCCAGCGGCTCGCCATGACCGGCGACAACCAGCCCGTCGTCCGCATCCCCGTGAACTCCACGCTCGACGCGGCCACGGTCCGCGGCGACGCCCGCTGGAGCGTGGTGCAGAAGGCCTACGAGGACGCCTCGCAGCAGTTCCCGAACGCGCCGGACTTCGCCCCCATCAAGCAGGACACCGCCGACAGCCTCAACGCGATCTTCACGTACTGCGGCGGTGACGTCCGCTCCCAACTGAAGGAACTCAACGAGACCCTCGCCGGTGACCTCAAGGACCAGGACCTGCTGAAATGA
- a CDS encoding SAM-dependent methyltransferase has translation MPENTPAPSLRARINSRQPNTARIWNYWLGGRDHYEVDRAAGDRIRELHPGIGEYARADRLFLGRAVRHLVAECGIRQFLDIGTGLPTADNTHEVAQRIAPDTRVVYVDNDPLVMVHARALLTSTPEGRTDHVDEDLRNVDAILEQAARTLDLTRPVALMLLGVVIFLGDEENPHGVVRRLLDALPPGSHLALSHTITGPALAEVDAAVRYWNAHGTPRLTQRTPDEVARFFDGLELLEPGVVSCSHWRPEGFRPGEDRPAEVAMYCGVARKA, from the coding sequence GTGCCCGAGAACACGCCGGCCCCGTCGCTGCGCGCGCGGATCAACTCGCGACAGCCGAACACGGCTCGGATCTGGAACTACTGGCTCGGCGGCCGGGACCACTACGAGGTCGACCGCGCGGCCGGTGACCGGATCCGTGAACTGCACCCGGGCATCGGTGAGTACGCCCGCGCGGACCGGCTCTTCCTGGGGCGGGCCGTGCGCCATCTGGTCGCCGAGTGCGGGATACGGCAGTTTCTCGACATCGGGACCGGACTGCCGACCGCCGACAACACGCACGAGGTGGCCCAGCGGATCGCACCGGACACCCGGGTCGTGTACGTGGACAACGATCCGCTCGTCATGGTGCACGCCCGCGCCCTCCTCACCAGCACCCCCGAGGGGCGTACCGACCACGTCGACGAGGACCTGCGCAACGTCGACGCGATCCTCGAACAGGCCGCGCGCACCCTGGACCTCACCCGGCCCGTCGCCCTGATGCTGCTCGGGGTGGTCATCTTCCTCGGCGACGAGGAGAACCCGCACGGTGTCGTACGACGGCTGCTGGACGCCCTTCCCCCGGGCAGCCATCTCGCGCTCTCGCACACCATCACCGGCCCGGCGCTGGCCGAGGTGGACGCGGCTGTCCGGTACTGGAACGCGCACGGCACCCCTCGGCTGACCCAGCGGACCCCCGACGAGGTGGCGCGTTTCTTCGACGGTCTGGAACTCCTGGAGCCCGGGGTCGTGTCCTGCTCGCACTGGCGCCCGGAGGGATTCCGCCCCGGGGAAGACAGGCCGGCGGAGGTCGCCATGTACTGCGGAGTGGCCCGCAAGGCCTGA
- a CDS encoding carbohydrate ABC transporter permease, with amino-acid sequence MTTLTTPAPAPTPTPAKTTVRPVRRTPSVGRIAAWALMAVIVLVTMLPFYWILRTALSTNAGLAADPTNPLPVHPTTGGFERALGLQSTKEAIAQGGAGGGLDFWRYLLNSVVVSTLVTGCQIFFSAMAAYAFARLRWRGRDTVFGLFLAGLMVPAIFTLLPNFVLIKQLGLVDNLLGIALPTMFMTPFAVFFLRQFFMNIPREVEEAALLDGAGKIRVFFRVLLPMASTPVITLSILTYITAWNDYFWPLMVSYSDSSRVLTVALAIFRAQTPQTGVDWSGLMAATLIAALPMLVLFGCFARRIVSSVGFTGIK; translated from the coding sequence ATGACAACCCTGACGACACCGGCACCAGCACCGACCCCGACACCCGCCAAGACGACCGTACGGCCCGTACGGCGCACACCCTCCGTCGGGCGGATCGCCGCCTGGGCGTTGATGGCCGTGATCGTGCTGGTCACCATGCTGCCGTTCTACTGGATCCTGCGCACCGCGCTGTCCACCAACGCGGGCCTCGCCGCCGACCCCACCAACCCCCTGCCGGTGCATCCGACGACCGGCGGCTTCGAGCGGGCGCTGGGCCTGCAGTCCACCAAGGAGGCGATAGCGCAGGGCGGTGCGGGCGGCGGTCTGGACTTCTGGCGCTACCTCCTCAACTCGGTCGTGGTGTCGACCCTGGTCACCGGCTGCCAGATCTTCTTCTCGGCGATGGCCGCGTACGCCTTCGCCCGGCTGCGCTGGCGCGGCCGGGACACGGTCTTCGGGCTGTTCCTGGCGGGCCTGATGGTCCCGGCGATCTTCACCCTGCTGCCGAACTTCGTCCTGATCAAGCAACTCGGCCTGGTGGACAACCTGTTGGGGATCGCACTGCCGACGATGTTCATGACTCCGTTCGCGGTGTTCTTCCTGCGCCAGTTCTTCATGAACATCCCGCGCGAGGTCGAGGAGGCGGCGCTGCTCGACGGCGCCGGCAAGATCCGCGTCTTCTTCCGGGTGCTGCTGCCCATGGCGTCCACGCCGGTCATCACACTCTCGATCCTGACGTACATCACCGCCTGGAACGACTACTTCTGGCCGCTGATGGTCTCGTACAGCGACAGTTCGCGGGTGCTGACGGTGGCGCTGGCGATCTTCCGGGCGCAGACCCCGCAGACGGGTGTCGACTGGTCGGGGCTGATGGCGGCGACGCTGATCGCCGCGCTGCCGATGCTCGTGCTGTTCGGGTGCTTCGCGCGCCGCATCGTGAGTTCCGTCGGCTTCACGGGCATCAAGTGA
- a CDS encoding 5-dehydro-4-deoxyglucarate dehydratase, giving the protein MKFQGVLFFPVTPFRADGSLDGERLAQHIEAGVAAGAGGVFVACGTGEFHALTPAEIGEATGIAVATTAGRVPVLAAAGGPVPVALDQAARIREAGADGVLLLPPYLVTAPQQGLVRYAREVTSAAGLPVIFYQRGTARLTAATAAEIAALPGVVGLKDGIGDLERMHRIVRTVRALPGGEDFAFFNGLPTAEMTAAAYQGIGVDLYSSAVFAFAPEIATAFHRALGEGDKALVTKLLDEFYGPLVELRDEVPGYAVSLVKAGVTLRGLDVGGVRAPLLDPTPEHVARLAELIDHGLEAVRA; this is encoded by the coding sequence ATGAAGTTCCAAGGAGTGCTCTTCTTTCCGGTCACGCCCTTCAGGGCCGACGGCTCGCTGGACGGGGAACGCCTCGCCCAGCACATCGAGGCCGGGGTCGCCGCCGGTGCCGGCGGGGTGTTCGTCGCGTGCGGCACCGGCGAGTTCCACGCGCTGACGCCCGCCGAGATCGGGGAGGCGACCGGGATCGCGGTCGCCACGACCGCCGGACGCGTCCCCGTCCTGGCCGCCGCGGGCGGTCCGGTGCCCGTCGCCCTCGACCAGGCCGCCCGTATCCGGGAGGCCGGCGCCGACGGCGTCCTGCTGCTGCCGCCGTATCTGGTGACCGCACCGCAGCAGGGGCTCGTGCGGTACGCGCGTGAGGTGACGTCGGCCGCGGGACTGCCGGTGATCTTCTACCAGCGCGGCACCGCCCGCCTCACCGCGGCCACGGCCGCCGAGATCGCCGCCCTGCCCGGGGTCGTCGGCCTCAAGGACGGCATCGGCGACCTCGAACGCATGCACCGCATCGTGCGCACCGTACGGGCGCTGCCCGGCGGCGAGGACTTCGCCTTCTTCAACGGTCTGCCGACCGCCGAGATGACGGCCGCCGCCTATCAGGGCATCGGCGTCGACCTGTACTCGTCCGCCGTGTTCGCCTTCGCCCCGGAGATCGCCACCGCGTTCCACCGGGCGCTGGGGGAGGGCGACAAAGCCCTGGTCACGAAGCTCCTCGACGAGTTCTACGGCCCGCTCGTCGAACTCCGCGACGAGGTACCGGGATACGCGGTGTCGTTGGTCAAGGCCGGAGTGACCCTCCGGGGCCTGGACGTCGGCGGCGTCCGGGCACCCCTGCTCGACCCGACGCCGGAACATGTGGCCCGGCTGGCGGAACTCATCGACCACGGTCTGGAGGCGGTCCGCGCATGA
- a CDS encoding carbohydrate ABC transporter permease produces the protein MTATVTTPAVTTPVTRRGRGLTKKSVVPWLFLAPGLLLALVFKFWPMAKGVWLSFFDVRPFLGDKWTGLDNYTRVLTDHRFQDAIGHTLLLGIGQSLGAIVLGFVLALLLEGQARSLKIVRTAVFLPAVTATAVVGELWRLMYYPTSDGLINSGLDFFGLGPVQFLDNPDLALWSTMAMGIWIWAPYNMVIIMAGLAGVDRSLYEAAAMDGVSLRQRLRYVTLPAIRPALGIVLTLAAIRGLRVFTEVYVLTGGGPAGSTEVWMTRAYTLGFTRNDIGGASAASVVLLCVTLLLTVTVNHFRKRGDVR, from the coding sequence ATGACCGCTACCGTGACCACCCCCGCGGTGACCACCCCCGTGACGCGCCGAGGCCGTGGCCTCACCAAGAAGTCCGTGGTGCCGTGGCTGTTTCTCGCGCCCGGCCTGCTGCTCGCCCTCGTCTTCAAGTTCTGGCCGATGGCCAAGGGCGTCTGGCTCAGCTTCTTCGACGTGCGGCCCTTCCTCGGCGACAAGTGGACCGGCCTCGACAACTACACCCGGGTCCTGACCGACCACCGCTTCCAGGACGCCATCGGACACACCCTGCTCCTCGGCATCGGCCAGTCCCTCGGCGCGATCGTCCTCGGCTTCGTCCTCGCCCTGCTCCTGGAGGGGCAGGCCCGCTCACTGAAGATCGTGCGCACCGCCGTCTTCCTGCCCGCCGTCACCGCCACCGCGGTCGTCGGCGAGCTGTGGCGGCTGATGTACTACCCGACCTCCGACGGCCTGATCAACAGCGGCCTGGACTTCTTCGGGCTCGGCCCCGTCCAGTTCCTCGACAACCCCGACCTCGCACTGTGGTCGACGATGGCCATGGGCATCTGGATCTGGGCCCCTTACAACATGGTCATCATCATGGCCGGCCTCGCGGGCGTCGACCGCTCGCTGTACGAGGCCGCCGCGATGGACGGTGTCTCCCTCCGCCAGCGACTGCGGTACGTCACCCTGCCGGCGATCCGCCCCGCCCTCGGCATCGTCCTCACGCTCGCCGCGATCCGCGGACTGCGCGTGTTCACCGAGGTCTACGTCCTCACCGGCGGCGGCCCGGCCGGGTCCACCGAGGTCTGGATGACCCGCGCCTACACCCTCGGCTTCACCCGCAACGACATCGGCGGAGCCTCCGCGGCCTCCGTCGTACTGCTCTGCGTGACGCTGCTGCTCACCGTCACCGTCAACCACTTCCGCAAGAGGGGAGACGTGCGATGA
- a CDS encoding carbohydrate ABC transporter permease, which produces MTVASTSPPLRRPRGDGALAALFVAPAMLGFLVFLLWPTLRGVYLSFTRFNLLTPAEWVGLDNYVRMVNDPIFWDSLTVTVEYVAINIGVQTVSALAIAVLLQRLTQSAVLRGIVLTPYLMSNVVAGIVWLWILDTQLGIGNEIIAGLGFDRIPFLADETWAIPTIAVINVWRHVGYTALLLFAGLQAIPTDMYEAAKVDGASEWRMFWRITMPLLRPVLAVVLIMTVIGSFQVFDTVAVTTAGGPANATNVLQFYIYGSAFGRFQFGYASAMSVALLVVLSAITFLQYRLTRAGHTDLG; this is translated from the coding sequence ATGACCGTCGCCTCCACCAGCCCTCCCCTGCGACGACCACGCGGCGACGGCGCACTCGCGGCGCTCTTCGTCGCCCCGGCGATGCTGGGCTTCCTGGTCTTCCTGCTCTGGCCGACGCTGCGGGGCGTCTACCTGAGCTTCACCCGATTCAACCTGCTGACCCCGGCCGAGTGGGTGGGGCTCGACAACTACGTCCGGATGGTCAACGACCCCATCTTCTGGGACTCGTTGACCGTCACCGTCGAGTACGTCGCCATCAACATCGGTGTGCAGACGGTGTCGGCGCTCGCCATCGCCGTACTGCTCCAGCGGCTGACCCAGTCCGCGGTGCTGCGCGGGATCGTGCTCACCCCGTATCTGATGTCGAACGTCGTCGCCGGCATCGTCTGGCTCTGGATCCTCGACACCCAGCTCGGTATCGGCAACGAGATCATCGCGGGCCTGGGCTTCGACCGGATCCCGTTCCTCGCGGACGAGACCTGGGCGATCCCGACGATCGCGGTGATCAACGTCTGGCGGCACGTCGGCTACACCGCGCTGCTGCTCTTCGCCGGCCTCCAGGCCATCCCGACCGACATGTACGAGGCGGCCAAGGTGGACGGGGCGAGCGAGTGGCGGATGTTCTGGCGCATCACGATGCCGCTGCTGCGGCCGGTCCTCGCGGTGGTCCTGATCATGACGGTGATCGGCTCGTTCCAGGTGTTCGACACGGTCGCGGTGACGACGGCGGGCGGTCCGGCGAACGCCACCAACGTCCTGCAGTTCTACATCTACGGCTCCGCCTTCGGCCGCTTCCAGTTCGGCTACGCGTCCGCGATGTCCGTGGCCCTGCTGGTCGTGCTGAGCGCGATCACCTTCCTCCAGTACCGGCTCACCCGGGCCGGCCACACCGACCTCGGCTGA
- a CDS encoding carbohydrate ABC transporter permease: MSAPVIEPVRTTAPKAKARRSGKTQRTTPARFDTALGWNDRPGAAWALRILLCATALGIFAAPFLAILSGAFTRNASGSSLSFLPHDSTLLNFTVAGERGIWDYFSNSLVIAGGGLLLQLVVCTLAAYALARHRFRGQALILTLFMLTMMLPEEVIAIPLSLVLGDVPVVHLDLKGTVWGVILPLGAWGFSVMMLTEFMKDIPDEIEEAARLDGVGELRMLWQIVLPLCKPALGVAGVLGFIMIWDQYLLPLIAAKDPTDYTVTVALSVLRTDPEVGSGVVLAGAVIALLPSLIVYLLLQRSLVTGIAAGATKG; this comes from the coding sequence ATGAGCGCCCCCGTCATCGAACCCGTCCGGACGACCGCGCCGAAGGCGAAAGCCCGGCGGTCCGGCAAGACGCAGCGGACCACACCGGCTCGCTTCGACACCGCCCTCGGCTGGAACGACAGGCCGGGCGCCGCCTGGGCCCTGCGGATCCTGTTGTGCGCGACGGCCCTGGGCATCTTCGCCGCGCCCTTCCTCGCGATCCTCTCCGGCGCCTTCACCAGGAACGCCAGCGGCTCCTCCCTCTCCTTCCTGCCGCACGACAGCACACTGCTGAACTTCACGGTGGCCGGTGAGCGCGGCATCTGGGACTACTTCTCCAACTCGCTCGTCATAGCGGGCGGCGGGCTGCTGCTCCAGCTCGTGGTCTGCACGCTCGCCGCGTACGCGCTGGCCAGGCACCGCTTCCGCGGCCAGGCCCTGATCCTGACCCTGTTCATGCTGACGATGATGCTCCCCGAGGAGGTCATCGCCATCCCGCTGTCGCTGGTCCTCGGTGACGTCCCGGTGGTCCACCTCGACCTCAAGGGCACCGTCTGGGGCGTCATCCTGCCGCTGGGCGCCTGGGGCTTCTCGGTGATGATGCTGACCGAGTTCATGAAGGACATCCCCGACGAGATCGAGGAGGCCGCCCGCCTCGACGGCGTCGGAGAGCTGCGCATGCTGTGGCAGATCGTGCTGCCGCTGTGCAAGCCGGCGCTCGGCGTTGCCGGTGTCCTCGGCTTCATCATGATCTGGGACCAGTACCTGCTGCCGCTGATCGCCGCCAAGGACCCCACCGACTACACGGTGACCGTCGCCCTGTCCGTCCTGCGCACCGACCCCGAGGTCGGCTCCGGGGTGGTGCTGGCGGGCGCTGTCATCGCCCTCCTGCCCAGCCTGATCGTGTATCTGCTTCTGCAGCGCTCGCTGGTCACCGGCATCGCCGCCGGTGCCACCAAGGGCTGA
- a CDS encoding ROK family transcriptional regulator, with amino-acid sequence MTAVTDGWPPLSPGERSVAIEVLVNGPLSRAELARRLDLSAGSLTRLTKPLLESGLLVEVPDAGSPAEVRQGRPSQPLDVVAESRAFLGFKITEDMVYSVVTTLRSVVVARLDRPLTSHDPAHVADLVGEMTAELTAAHPRVSGIGIGVGGRVENRSVVADSVFLDWYDVPFADLVEERTGLRVVVENDVTALVEAESWFGAGRGLDRFAVLTIGAGLGYGLVSGGRRVQSSEDGLGIGRRWIVNPNGPLTPDGERGSAISLLTIPSIRYQIRAAIGHDLTYDEILARAAAGDPMTARVVDEAARALGTLVAQIANFAMPEKILLAGEGVGLVEVAGAAVEESILANRHPLADPVDLETKVSDFHDWARGAAVLALQVLVLGAADR; translated from the coding sequence ATGACCGCAGTGACCGACGGCTGGCCGCCACTGAGTCCCGGCGAGCGTTCGGTGGCGATCGAGGTGCTCGTCAACGGCCCTCTGTCCCGCGCCGAGCTCGCCCGGCGGCTCGACCTCTCCGCCGGCAGCCTCACCCGGCTGACCAAACCGCTGCTCGAATCGGGCCTGCTCGTCGAGGTCCCCGACGCCGGATCTCCGGCCGAGGTGCGCCAGGGGCGCCCGTCGCAGCCGCTCGACGTCGTCGCCGAGTCCCGGGCCTTCCTCGGCTTCAAGATCACCGAGGACATGGTCTACAGCGTCGTCACCACGCTGCGCAGTGTGGTCGTCGCCCGTCTCGACCGGCCTCTCACCAGCCATGACCCGGCCCATGTGGCCGACCTGGTGGGCGAGATGACCGCCGAACTGACCGCCGCCCACCCCCGGGTGTCCGGCATCGGGATCGGAGTCGGCGGGCGCGTCGAGAACCGCTCCGTGGTCGCCGACTCCGTCTTCCTCGACTGGTACGACGTCCCGTTCGCCGACCTGGTCGAGGAACGCACCGGACTGCGGGTGGTCGTCGAGAACGACGTCACCGCCCTCGTCGAGGCCGAGAGCTGGTTCGGCGCGGGCCGCGGCCTCGACCGTTTCGCGGTCCTCACCATAGGGGCGGGCCTGGGCTACGGCCTGGTCAGCGGTGGTCGGCGCGTCCAGTCGTCCGAGGACGGACTCGGTATCGGGCGTCGCTGGATCGTCAACCCGAACGGCCCGCTCACCCCCGACGGGGAACGCGGCAGCGCCATCTCCCTGCTCACCATCCCCAGCATCCGCTACCAGATCCGCGCCGCCATCGGCCACGATCTGACGTACGACGAGATCCTCGCCCGGGCGGCCGCCGGTGATCCCATGACCGCACGGGTCGTGGACGAGGCGGCCCGCGCTCTCGGCACGCTGGTCGCGCAGATCGCCAACTTCGCGATGCCCGAGAAGATTCTGCTCGCCGGGGAGGGGGTCGGGCTCGTCGAGGTGGCGGGTGCCGCGGTCGAGGAGAGCATCCTCGCCAACCGGCATCCGCTCGCGGACCCGGTCGATCTGGAGACCAAGGTCTCCGACTTCCACGACTGGGCGCGCGGGGCCGCCGTCCTCGCCCTTCAGGTGCTGGTACTGGGGGCTGCCGACAGATGA
- a CDS encoding S1 family peptidase, whose product MRHARRRIVRRATRLAAVGGVILGGLMVTQAVATEPPQANLPFSSAQAAGTTGSELVTELGTDRTAGSWIAADGKPVVAVTDAEAAAQVEKAGARAKVVDHSMNDLKSATQTLRSAPRVAGTAWAVDYTKNEVVVQADSTVSAADWKKLSAVAESLGGSVRMERSGGTFTTRINAAQPILSTGGRCSAGFNVTNGSADFILTAGHCGPNGSVWFADTGGSTEIGKTISSSFPINDYSLVQYNGGSAGDGADVVAIGNGRGVRITGAADPTVGQKVFRSGSTTGLRDGKVTGLNATVNYPEGTVSGLIETTVCAEAGDSGGPLFSEGIALGITSGGNGDCKTGGTTFFEPVTEALTALNVRLIGQAGQAAAPAPSASATQSAVAPGEAQPGSVAPVTGGSAGEALLERLADPKNVGPGLLIVGGSLIALVATRWFRVEQDRRDYRRSYSATWS is encoded by the coding sequence ATGAGGCACGCACGACGACGGATCGTCCGGCGAGCGACACGGCTGGCGGCCGTCGGCGGAGTCATCCTCGGCGGATTAATGGTCACCCAGGCTGTGGCGACCGAACCCCCACAAGCCAACCTGCCCTTCAGTTCCGCCCAGGCCGCCGGCACCACCGGCAGCGAGCTCGTCACCGAACTCGGCACCGACCGGACGGCGGGCAGCTGGATCGCGGCCGACGGGAAACCGGTCGTCGCGGTCACCGACGCCGAGGCGGCGGCGCAGGTCGAGAAGGCGGGCGCCCGCGCCAAGGTCGTGGACCACAGCATGAACGACCTCAAGTCGGCGACACAGACGCTGCGTTCGGCGCCGCGCGTGGCAGGCACGGCCTGGGCGGTCGACTACACGAAGAACGAGGTGGTCGTCCAGGCCGACAGCACCGTGTCGGCCGCCGACTGGAAGAAGCTGTCCGCGGTCGCCGAGAGTCTCGGCGGCTCCGTACGCATGGAGCGGAGCGGAGGCACCTTCACCACCCGTATCAACGCGGCGCAGCCGATCCTGTCGACCGGTGGGCGCTGCTCGGCGGGCTTCAACGTGACCAACGGGTCGGCCGACTTCATCCTCACGGCCGGTCACTGCGGGCCCAACGGTTCGGTGTGGTTCGCGGACACCGGAGGCTCGACGGAGATCGGCAAGACGATCAGCAGCAGCTTCCCGATCAACGACTACTCGCTGGTGCAGTACAACGGCGGTTCGGCCGGTGACGGCGCCGATGTCGTCGCCATCGGCAACGGCCGGGGCGTGCGCATCACGGGTGCGGCCGATCCGACCGTCGGCCAGAAGGTGTTCCGCAGCGGCAGCACGACCGGGTTGCGCGACGGGAAGGTGACCGGGCTCAACGCCACGGTCAACTACCCGGAGGGCACGGTGTCGGGCCTGATCGAGACCACCGTGTGCGCCGAGGCGGGCGACAGCGGCGGCCCGTTGTTCTCCGAGGGCATCGCCCTGGGGATCACCTCGGGCGGCAACGGCGACTGCAAGACCGGCGGTACGACGTTCTTCGAGCCGGTGACCGAGGCGCTGACCGCGCTCAACGTCCGGTTGATCGGCCAGGCGGGTCAGGCGGCCGCTCCGGCGCCGTCGGCGTCGGCCACGCAGAGCGCCGTCGCTCCCGGAGAGGCCCAGCCGGGCTCGGTGGCGCCGGTGACAGGTGGCTCCGCCGGGGAGGCACTGCTGGAGAGGCTGGCGGACCCGAAGAACGTGGGGCCCGGACTGCTGATCGTGGGCGGCAGCCTGATCGCCCTGGTCGCCACGCGATGGTTCCGGGTGGAACAGGACCGGAGGGACTACCGCCGGTCGTACTCGGCGACGTGGAGCTGA